From the genome of Streptomyces sp. NBC_00659, one region includes:
- a CDS encoding VOC family protein — translation MALRPVHVNIKAVDSSAVGRFWAEALGWSAYSPGVTTYVGPPGGPVWPDPVVLGIDVVPVPEPKTATKNRVHLDLATTSAAHQAELVDRLRTLGATPVDVGQGDVPWTVLADPEGNEFCVLEPREVYRDTGPIATLVVDCVDPRAMARFWGGATDWTLHEVTDDHARLRSAKDVGPYLEFLRTPGEKTVPDRVHIDLLPYPGDDKEAEVARLRALGATDLDIGQGDVPWTCLTDPEGHEFCVLALS, via the coding sequence ATGGCACTGCGACCTGTTCACGTGAATATCAAGGCCGTCGACAGCTCGGCGGTCGGCCGGTTCTGGGCGGAGGCGCTCGGCTGGAGTGCGTACAGCCCCGGCGTGACCACCTACGTCGGGCCTCCCGGCGGTCCGGTCTGGCCGGACCCGGTCGTCCTCGGCATCGACGTCGTTCCGGTGCCGGAGCCCAAGACAGCGACGAAGAACCGTGTGCACCTCGATCTCGCCACCACCTCCGCCGCCCATCAGGCGGAGCTGGTCGACCGCCTGCGGACGCTCGGCGCAACGCCCGTCGACGTGGGCCAGGGCGACGTACCGTGGACGGTCCTCGCCGATCCGGAAGGGAACGAGTTCTGCGTGCTGGAGCCCCGGGAGGTCTACCGGGACACCGGGCCGATCGCCACACTGGTGGTCGACTGCGTGGATCCGCGGGCCATGGCCAGGTTCTGGGGTGGGGCGACCGACTGGACCCTGCACGAGGTGACCGACGATCATGCGAGGCTGCGGTCCGCCAAGGATGTCGGCCCGTACCTGGAGTTCCTCCGTACTCCGGGCGAGAAGACCGTGCCGGACCGCGTCCACATCGACCTGCTGCCGTACCCCGGCGACGACAAGGAGGCGGAGGTGGCCCGGCTGCGGGCCCTCGGCGCCACCGATCTCGACATCGGCCAGGGCGACGTACCGTGGACGTGCCTCACCGACCCGGAGGGCCACGAGTTCTGCGTCCTCGCCCTGTCCTGA
- a CDS encoding maleylpyruvate isomerase family mycothiol-dependent enzyme translates to MMPSDSRERGATPVDHRAAITAETARFVAALKNADPATEVPSCPGWTLADLVRHTGSVQRWFSALLHARVQEPPRSRDVDLRLPDRWDGYADWLAESATVAAEAFAATDPDLPMWAWGVDQHARFWARRMLFETLMHRVDAELALGLPPVIDRPSAVDGIDEFLVNLPFAASFAPRVANLRGPDRTIRFQATDGDGDWLVRLRSDGFGLDASGAAAGSADATVRGTAADLLLLVYGRLPHEAEAITYDGDEGLLTLWFDNSAF, encoded by the coding sequence ATGATGCCCTCGGACAGCCGCGAACGCGGGGCGACTCCGGTCGACCACCGTGCCGCGATCACGGCGGAGACCGCCCGGTTCGTCGCGGCGCTCAAGAACGCCGATCCGGCCACCGAGGTGCCGAGTTGCCCCGGCTGGACGCTGGCGGACCTGGTCCGGCACACCGGCAGCGTGCAGCGCTGGTTCTCGGCTCTCCTGCACGCCCGCGTCCAGGAGCCCCCGCGAAGTCGCGACGTGGACCTGCGACTTCCCGACCGGTGGGACGGCTACGCCGACTGGCTGGCCGAGAGCGCGACGGTGGCCGCGGAGGCCTTCGCGGCCACCGACCCGGACCTTCCCATGTGGGCATGGGGCGTGGATCAGCACGCCCGCTTCTGGGCGCGCCGGATGCTCTTCGAGACCCTGATGCACCGGGTCGACGCCGAACTGGCGCTCGGCCTGCCGCCCGTGATCGACCGCCCGTCGGCGGTCGACGGCATCGACGAATTCCTCGTCAACCTGCCGTTCGCCGCTTCCTTCGCACCCAGGGTCGCCAACCTGCGCGGTCCCGACAGGACCATCCGCTTCCAGGCGACCGACGGTGACGGCGACTGGCTGGTGCGCCTGCGGTCCGACGGCTTTGGGCTCGACGCGTCCGGGGCGGCAGCCGGATCCGCCGACGCGACCGTTCGGGGAACCGCGGCCGACCTGCTGCTCCTCGTCTACGGCCGTCTCCCCCATGAAGCGGAGGCCATCACATACGACGGGGACGAGGGCCTGTTGACCCTCTGGTTCGACAACTCGGCTTTCTGA
- a CDS encoding UbiA family prenyltransferase produces MRAKDTVRDARTTHGTAVPAAAVSNRDGTGIAGRLWDYTGLVRLECLPLLSAPFLLGFAVLPTGSPATAYAWFAAGLALHGLSCASNDTADRELDALDPRRADRPLTSGRVPVRHAVVLSLLLGALFTLAVLTLPSEHPSLLWASLALTVWGNTRQKRSRVPTPVSDLLWGVSVAAPLLAFTPAPTVGHLAAAAALALVVTAFDVAGGDVKDLETDLSAGLRTTAIVLGLRPGPHGVGTSTAFRLTMTVGYAVTGALCLTALLTASARLPLLLISLIALLAGTAPLARHTAGRRVSAGGRSVLFLAGPFVAVLGATAALAPRPAQVALSMSAVTGATLAAALGRRLLAHIARRLPPAHKELSKA; encoded by the coding sequence ATGCGGGCGAAAGACACCGTGAGGGACGCCAGGACCACGCACGGCACTGCCGTACCGGCCGCAGCCGTCTCCAACCGCGACGGCACAGGGATCGCCGGACGCCTCTGGGACTACACGGGTCTGGTGCGGCTGGAGTGCCTGCCCCTGCTGTCGGCGCCCTTCCTGCTGGGCTTTGCCGTGTTACCCACCGGCTCACCGGCGACGGCGTACGCCTGGTTCGCAGCCGGTCTGGCCTTGCACGGCCTCAGCTGTGCCAGCAACGACACCGCCGACAGGGAACTGGACGCCCTGGACCCACGGCGAGCCGACAGGCCCCTGACCTCGGGACGCGTACCAGTCCGGCACGCTGTCGTCCTGTCGCTACTCCTTGGCGCGTTGTTCACGCTCGCGGTGCTCACCCTGCCCAGCGAGCACCCTTCCCTCCTGTGGGCCTCCCTGGCCCTCACTGTCTGGGGCAACACGCGGCAGAAGCGCTCTCGTGTCCCCACACCGGTGTCCGACCTGCTCTGGGGCGTCAGCGTGGCCGCGCCGCTGCTCGCGTTCACCCCGGCGCCCACGGTCGGACATCTGGCGGCGGCTGCCGCTCTCGCGCTGGTGGTCACGGCGTTCGACGTGGCGGGAGGAGACGTCAAGGACCTGGAGACGGACTTGTCCGCCGGGCTCCGCACCACGGCGATCGTGCTGGGCCTGCGGCCCGGACCGCACGGCGTCGGCACGTCCACCGCGTTCCGGCTGACGATGACAGTCGGCTATGCGGTGACAGGGGCGCTGTGCCTGACGGCGCTCCTTACCGCGTCGGCCCGGCTTCCGCTCCTCCTGATCAGCCTCATTGCCCTCCTCGCGGGCACTGCGCCCCTGGCACGCCACACCGCCGGACGGCGCGTCTCGGCTGGCGGCCGCAGCGTGCTGTTCCTCGCCGGCCCGTTCGTCGCGGTGCTGGGCGCGACGGCGGCCCTGGCACCCCGCCCCGCCCAAGTCGCCCTGAGCATGAGCGCCGTGACGGGAGCCACGCTCGCGGCCGCCCTCGGCCGACGGCTCCTGGCCCACATCGCACGGCGCTTGCCGCCTGCGCACAAGGAGTTGTCGAAGGCGTGA
- a CDS encoding winged helix-turn-helix transcriptional regulator: MAGNTDWVAADAADPQLACPTSAVVDIVFSRWTTPILWTLNSHGRLRFVELERRIGTITPKVLTQRLRQLERDGMVVRTYHPEVPPRVEYDITELGRSLAPLFAHLAGWAAANLDKVEQARNDYDTDPAH; the protein is encoded by the coding sequence ATGGCAGGCAACACGGACTGGGTGGCAGCCGATGCGGCCGACCCTCAACTCGCCTGTCCGACCAGTGCGGTTGTGGACATCGTGTTCAGCCGGTGGACCACACCGATCCTGTGGACGCTCAACTCCCACGGCCGACTGCGTTTCGTCGAGCTGGAACGACGGATCGGCACGATCACGCCGAAGGTGCTGACCCAGCGGCTGCGGCAGCTGGAACGCGACGGCATGGTCGTCCGTACGTACCACCCGGAAGTCCCTCCTCGGGTCGAGTACGACATCACCGAGCTGGGCCGCAGCCTGGCCCCGCTCTTCGCCCACCTCGCCGGCTGGGCCGCCGCCAACCTCGACAAGGTCGAACAGGCCCGGAACGACTACGACACCGACCCAGCCCACTAG
- a CDS encoding AMIN-like domain-containing (lipo)protein, whose product MRTRRSMAVLAALTMAGVGAVVAAPTPAGAATAAVACPTGWGSLAKTAADADTGSLTDIRTGQHDCYDRMVFDVPTAGTTPIGYTVHYVDAFIQDPSGIRIPVSGGAILEILVSAPSYDLETGTATYPGRGGQPLPGVNLTGYRTFRDAKFGASFEGVTQVGLGLRARLPFRVTQLSDRLVIDVAHTW is encoded by the coding sequence ATGCGTACGAGACGATCCATGGCGGTGCTGGCCGCCCTGACGATGGCCGGGGTGGGTGCGGTCGTGGCCGCGCCCACGCCGGCGGGCGCGGCCACGGCGGCGGTCGCGTGTCCGACCGGCTGGGGCAGCCTTGCGAAGACCGCGGCGGACGCCGACACCGGGTCGCTGACCGACATCAGGACCGGTCAGCACGACTGCTACGACCGCATGGTCTTCGACGTACCCACCGCCGGCACCACGCCGATCGGGTACACCGTGCACTACGTCGACGCCTTCATCCAGGACCCGTCCGGCATTCGCATTCCGGTCTCCGGCGGGGCGATCCTCGAGATCCTGGTGTCCGCACCCTCGTACGACCTGGAGACCGGCACCGCGACCTACCCCGGCCGAGGCGGCCAGCCCCTTCCGGGCGTCAACCTGACCGGCTACCGGACCTTCCGGGACGCGAAGTTCGGAGCCAGCTTCGAGGGAGTCACACAGGTGGGACTCGGCCTTCGGGCCCGGCTGCCGTTCCGGGTGACGCAGCTCTCCGATCGCCTGGTGATCGACGTCGCGCACACCTGGTGA
- a CDS encoding class I SAM-dependent methyltransferase, whose product MFGSEVVGRGGPILDIGAGDSPFGRDRLDVVRVDPAYADEPPAGSKAVAALGQALPFGDRTFSVVLGSFVAQHVRDVDELLTELLRVVRPEGLLALHPVWRPSAGRRAVSELGGYARLLPSADIRASWCGDQCPPPRRKRWRTLPSLVLHRPPHGSPGELVRIAETIARSRALVPPAVIAVPARWGMRALVRARGTTRLTLPGNRDSPP is encoded by the coding sequence GTGTTCGGTTCGGAAGTGGTGGGCCGCGGGGGCCCGATTCTGGACATCGGCGCAGGCGACTCACCCTTCGGGCGTGATCGGCTGGATGTCGTCCGGGTCGACCCCGCGTACGCGGACGAGCCCCCGGCGGGTTCGAAGGCGGTCGCCGCGCTCGGGCAGGCCCTGCCCTTCGGCGACCGCACGTTCTCCGTCGTCCTGGGAAGCTTCGTCGCCCAGCATGTCCGGGACGTCGACGAGCTGCTGACCGAGTTGCTCCGGGTGGTACGGCCGGAGGGCTTGCTCGCGCTGCACCCGGTCTGGCGGCCGTCCGCCGGACGCCGCGCGGTGAGCGAACTGGGCGGATATGCCCGCTTGTTGCCGTCTGCTGACATCCGGGCATCCTGGTGCGGCGATCAGTGCCCGCCCCCGCGACGGAAACGGTGGAGGACGCTGCCTTCCTTGGTCCTGCACCGGCCACCGCACGGGTCGCCGGGAGAACTCGTCCGGATCGCGGAGACGATCGCCCGGAGCCGCGCGCTTGTCCCCCCTGCCGTCATCGCCGTACCGGCGCGCTGGGGCATGCGGGCCCTGGTCCGCGCACGGGGTACGACACGGCTCACCCTGCCCGGCAACCGGGACTCGCCTCCCTAA
- a CDS encoding UbiA family prenyltransferase, with amino-acid sequence MRKDSGFRRYSRLTRVHAASAAAFVYPLGPLVAAGGDVSPAPVIAVSALGVLGHTYGCTVNDLADLESDRRNPARRRSVLVSGAVSITEARIALGVQLALAVVLTIFAAVAGKSGWLFAVGMTVLFATVTFSNAHQKRRIAHPLVMDLLFGVNMGAPAVLCCAVTAPRDLTPAWLVAVAFGIHMVLLNVVAGNLKDLEHDRTVGDDTTALRAGVRLTDTGRLIPTRSYLLLLCVLLLGSMTSLLALVLAAPSPAGHRAVATAVLLVLQGMAAHSLWTLVRQARAVDPNGRERYLGLNFFSLMVACLLWAPLATVVVAVLTAVWLVLTRGLVALPTREQEKIA; translated from the coding sequence GTGAGAAAGGATTCCGGTTTCCGGCGGTACAGCCGGCTGACCAGGGTTCATGCCGCGAGCGCTGCGGCCTTCGTCTACCCCCTCGGCCCCTTGGTGGCCGCGGGGGGAGACGTCTCCCCAGCTCCGGTGATCGCGGTCTCGGCCCTCGGGGTGCTCGGTCACACCTATGGGTGTACGGTCAACGACCTCGCCGATCTGGAGTCCGATCGACGGAACCCGGCGCGACGCAGAAGTGTTCTGGTCAGTGGTGCTGTCAGTATTACCGAGGCGCGTATCGCGCTCGGCGTTCAGTTGGCTCTGGCCGTCGTGCTGACGATCTTCGCCGCGGTCGCCGGAAAATCGGGATGGTTGTTCGCCGTAGGCATGACCGTCCTTTTCGCAACCGTCACTTTTTCCAACGCCCATCAGAAGCGCAGGATCGCCCATCCCTTGGTGATGGACCTCCTGTTCGGCGTGAACATGGGCGCACCGGCTGTCCTATGCTGTGCCGTGACGGCCCCGCGTGATCTCACGCCCGCATGGCTGGTGGCCGTGGCCTTCGGTATCCACATGGTCCTGCTCAATGTCGTCGCCGGAAATCTCAAGGACCTCGAACACGACCGGACTGTGGGAGACGACACGACGGCGCTCCGGGCGGGGGTGCGGCTGACCGATACAGGCCGGCTGATACCGACGCGCTCCTATCTGCTGCTGCTCTGCGTTCTGTTGCTCGGTTCGATGACCTCCCTTCTCGCACTGGTACTGGCCGCGCCGTCTCCGGCCGGACACCGAGCGGTGGCGACGGCCGTACTGCTCGTCCTCCAGGGCATGGCCGCCCATTCACTGTGGACGCTGGTGCGGCAGGCGCGGGCCGTGGACCCGAATGGCCGGGAGCGCTATCTCGGCTTGAATTTCTTCTCGTTGATGGTGGCGTGCTTGCTCTGGGCACCCCTCGCGACGGTCGTCGTCGCCGTCCTCACCGCCGTGTGGCTCGTGCTGACCCGCGGCCTGGTGGCTCTCCCTACCCGTGAGCAGGAGAAGATCGCCTGA
- a CDS encoding DUF3159 domain-containing protein, with the protein MTSPDSTEPAQSQRSVMARDACLVALVGTPTLVWYGAWRFASASLAVAACVALAVGCAATLIASRLGHTRKMLVALGLLALSVALAALTGRAQDYFLPGILIDALYAVVLSASVALRRPLIGVVLRAVARRWRFRVPGSKRVHALLTLLWAARFAAEAVVMTVLYLRGNTDVLLVARFVLRAPLQIACAVVMLAVLAHGAARQRKAEADSPKAAGN; encoded by the coding sequence GTGACGTCACCGGATTCGACGGAGCCGGCGCAATCGCAGCGCTCGGTGATGGCCCGCGACGCCTGCCTGGTGGCTCTGGTCGGCACACCGACCCTCGTCTGGTACGGCGCCTGGCGCTTCGCGTCGGCATCCCTGGCCGTGGCGGCGTGTGTCGCCCTGGCAGTCGGTTGTGCCGCCACGCTGATCGCCTCTCGCCTGGGCCATACGCGGAAGATGCTGGTGGCCCTGGGATTGCTGGCCCTTTCTGTGGCTCTCGCGGCGCTCACGGGCCGGGCGCAGGACTACTTCCTGCCGGGCATTCTGATCGACGCGCTCTACGCGGTGGTGCTGTCGGCGAGCGTGGCGCTGCGGCGGCCCCTGATCGGCGTGGTGCTGCGCGCCGTCGCCAGGCGATGGCGGTTCCGGGTTCCGGGTTCGAAGCGGGTGCACGCACTGCTCACCTTGCTGTGGGCGGCGCGGTTCGCCGCGGAAGCCGTCGTGATGACCGTCCTGTACCTGCGCGGCAACACCGATGTCCTGCTCGTGGCGCGCTTCGTGCTGCGCGCGCCGTTACAGATCGCCTGCGCCGTGGTGATGCTCGCCGTCCTGGCTCACGGCGCTGCCCGGCAGCGTAAGGCGGAGGCCGACTCGCCGAAGGCTGCCGGGAATTAG
- a CDS encoding DUF6191 domain-containing protein, whose product MAFLVFMTLPGLVILLTALSFVDQLLLRASKAGLLPWRNAARQGQISATGFEQLHASLSPGKQAELKERQSALLLRDDEEDGAPPNRTTVDLDGGTAIVRMPVASRGQRRRTVPTS is encoded by the coding sequence ATGGCATTCCTCGTCTTCATGACCTTGCCCGGACTGGTCATCCTGCTGACCGCTCTGTCGTTCGTCGATCAGCTTCTGCTGCGCGCGAGCAAGGCCGGACTGCTGCCGTGGCGCAACGCGGCACGGCAGGGTCAGATATCGGCGACCGGGTTCGAGCAGTTGCACGCGAGCCTGTCGCCGGGCAAGCAGGCCGAGCTGAAGGAGCGCCAGTCGGCCCTGCTGCTGCGCGACGACGAGGAGGACGGAGCGCCGCCGAACCGGACGACGGTGGACCTGGACGGAGGAACGGCGATCGTCCGGATGCCCGTCGCCAGCCGGGGGCAGCGCCGCCGCACGGTGCCGACGTCCTGA